In the genome of Poecilia reticulata strain Guanapo linkage group LG16, Guppy_female_1.0+MT, whole genome shotgun sequence, one region contains:
- the LOC103477928 gene encoding toll-like receptor 13 isoform X1: MVTLTYQLRLLGLILCAVQLISSYSFKSCIADPYYILTSFKCQNRNTTKISDIVKDLPRSAVNLTVSFNPVQHIPNNSFAHLPNLQYLSLNKNQLSAIDPLAFQTLHQLKHLNLSFNNLSDLSPLMFEDLHNLTSLLLTNNVLKXLPEDIFSNVANLKTLNLRNNNLTNFSAVVKSVSHLTNLTFLDLSSNNLTSLSDLNISLPQSLKVLNLCKNNLXTLGCNPXLLRYIQVLDLSFNSKLXTNALEGVDLRNVKRLQLRSTSVKAVEFLNISNINAGHVVFSGMGLKTDSLLMDLCTMLRRKLSWIKNIDLTHNLIHNTANSTLSVCPKIIGALDLSNNDLKKVHCLDFLGKQXGIKKFNAEHNHITSLESCTVPHFNNLKELSYRYNRILSVSGYAFHHMPKIEILKLNINNIAFLHRKALRGLKNLKTLRLDNNLLTDLFNDTFKDNYNLQILNLRNNRISVIFNETFMNLRNLTTLDLGGNKITQIHPSGLDGLRSLSKFYLDGNNLKQIDPSLYRAFQDTLTVLDLQKNFIRFYKESVISPFVKLSKLSDLKLDSQRNYGLVVLPQKFFKGLHSLESLYLTNNKIDFLPPEXFDDLTSLKFLTLDNCCVGVAQLKPGVFKNLRNLTRLVVENMGIQNFSKDVFGNLTKLRMLQLNRNVMQSISVDALESLPKLHYLDMRNVPLSCTCKNSLLQNYTVNNPNVQIVYLYEMKCQVDKKQKFHNFDTKVCYIDQGKYLFFSTAVVIFLFTVSPLLYVKLYWKIKYSYYVFRSWFSNHWRRLREKEEKCAYDAFISYNFSDEEWVMNQLXPNLEGNGSSFKLCLHHRDFEVGRYIVDNIVTAVYSSRKTICVVSKNFLQSEWCSLEIQLASYRLFDEHRDVLVLVFLEPISERQLSSYHRMRKVMLKKTYLQWPGPDCTDPSQAQELFWNQLRRAIRAGNRLETEQNDTDEDFARATNETGNYEKLIGR, from the coding sequence ATGGTCACTCTGACTTATCAGCTTAGGCTGCTTGGACTTATTCTGTGTGCAGTTCAACTCATCAGCAGCTACAGCTTTAAAAGCTGCATTGCAGATCCGTACTATATCCTGACAAGTTTCAAATGCCAAAATCGAAACACGACAAAAATATCCGATATAGTAAAAGATCTCCCAAGATCCGCTGTCAATCTCACAGTTTCTTTCAACCCTGTGCAGCACATTCCYAACAACAGCTTTGCTCATTTACCAAACTTACAGTATctcagtttgaataaaaaccaGCTGAGTGCTATTGATCCTTTGGCTTTTCAGACACTGCATCAACTTAAGCATCTAAATTTGTCCTTTAACAATTTGTCAGACCTCAGCCCTTTAATGTTTGAGGACCTGCATAACCTCACCTCCCTTTTGCTgacaaacaatgttttaaagRCATTGCCTGAAGACATTTTCTCCAATGTTGCTAATCTAAAAACSTTAAATTTGAGGAATAACAATCTTACTAATTTTTCTGCAGTTGTGAAGTCTGTATCACATCTAACAAATCTAACGTTCTTAGATCTTTCCTCCAACAACTTGACTTCACTCAGTGATTTAAATATATCTCTACCACAATCCCTCAAGGTTTTAAACCTATGTAAAAACAATCTGCRTACTTTGGGATGCAATCCAYCACTCCTCAGATACATCCAGGTGCTTgatctgtcatttaattcaaagCTTYCCACGAACGCTTTAGAAGGAGTGGATTTGAGAAACGTAAAGAGGCTCCAGTTGCGGTCAACGAGTGTCAARGCAGTSGAGTTTTTAAACATCAGCAACATCAATGCAGGTCATGTTGTTTTCTCAGGGATGGGTCTAAAGACTGACAGTCTACTTATGGATTTATGCACAATGCTGAGAAGAAAGCTGAGTTGGattaaaaatatagatttaacACATAATCTCATTCATAATACAGCAAATTCTACCTTGTCTGTRTGCCCTAAGATCATTGGWGCTTTGGATTTATCCAACAATGATCTGAAAAAAGTACACTGCTTRGACTTTTTAGGCAAACAARTCGGTATCAAGAAGTTTAATGCCGAGCACAACCATATTACTTCACTCGAAAGCTGTACAGTGCCCCATTTTAACAACTTAAAAGAACTGAGCTACCGTTACAATCGCATCCTCTCAGTCAGTGGATATGCTTTCCATCACATGCCAAAGATTGAGATACTAAAgctaaacataaataatattgCTTTTCTCCATCGCAAAGCCCTAAGAGGGTTAAAAAATCTTAAGACCCTCMGACTGGACAATAACCTCCTGACTGATTTgtttaatgacacatttaaagaTAATTACAACCTGCAAATACTCAATCTGCGCAATAATCGCATTTCTGTCATATTTAATGAGACTTTCATGAACCTAAGAAATCTAACTACATTGGACCTTGGAGGTAATAAGATCACACAAATACATCCTTCTGGTCTTGATGGGTTAAGAAGTCTTTCAAAATTCTACCTAGATGGAAACAACCTGAAACAAATCGATCCATCACTCTACCGTGCATTCCAAGACACGCTTACAGTGctggatttacaaaaaaatttcaTTCGTTTCTACAAAGAAAGTGTAATTTCACCATTTGTAAAACTCAGCAAACTCAGTGATCTGAAACTGGACAGCCAGAGAAATTATGGCCTTGTTGTTTTACCTCAAAAATTTTTCAAAGGACTCCATTCGCTAGAATCTTTGTACCTCACCAACAACAAAATTGATTTTCTTCCCCCTGAARCCTTTGATGATCTGACAAGCTTAAAGTTCCTCACACTGGATAACTGTTGTGTTGGAGTGGCCCAATTGAAACCAGGAGTCTTCAAGAATCTCAGAAATCTGACCAGGTTGGTTGTAGAAAATATGGGAATTCAGAACTTCTCCAAGGATGTATTTGGGAATCTTACAAAGCTACGCATGCTTCAGCTAAATCGTAATGTGATGCAGAGCATTTCTGTAGATGCTCTTGAGAGTTTACCTAAACTCCATTACCTTGACATGCGTAATGTCCCTCTTAGCTGTACCTGCAAAAACAGCCTTCTGCAAAATTACACAGTAAATAACCCAAATGTTCAGATAGTCTATCTCTACGAAATGAAATGTCAAgtggataaaaaacaaaaatttcacAACTTTGATACAAAGGTTTGCTATATTGATCAAGGAAAGTATCTGTTTTTCAGCACAGCAGTTGTGATCTTTCTGTTTACAGTCTCTCCTTTACTTTATGTCAAACTGTATTGGAAAATCAAGTACAGCTACTATGTGTTCCGCTCCTGGTTTAGTAATCACTGGAGGAGACTCAGGGAGAAGGAGGAAAAGTGCGCATATGATGCTTTCATCTCCTATAATTTCTCTGATGAGGAGTGGGTCATGAATCAGTTGWTGCCCAACTTGGAGGGAAATGGATCGTCTTTTAAGCTCTGCCTGCATCACAGGGACTTTGAGGTGGGTCGCTACATTGTGGACAACATCGTCACTGCAGtgtacagcagcagaaaaaccatTTGTGTCGTGAGCAAAAACTTCCTCCAGAGTGAGTGGTGCTCTCTGGAGATCCAGCTCGCAAGTTACAGGCTCTTCGATGAGCACCGAGACGTCCTTGTGCTTGTGTTTCTGGARCCAATTTCCGAGAGGCAACTGTCATCCTACCACCGCATGAGGAAAGTAATGTTGAAAAAGACCTATCTTCAGTGGCCTGGCCCTGACTGCACTGATCCCTCACAGGCCCAAGAGCTGTTCTGGAATCAGCTACGYAGGGCAATCAGAGCAGGCAACAGACTGGAAACCGAA
- the LOC103477928 gene encoding cornifelin homolog isoform X2, whose product MAFQSNVVTSQPTQYTVTTGRSSDWNTNVCDCCEDCGICLCGAFIPCILGCKVAQDNGDSCCLPFLPGAMIALRTSIRSKYNIEGSVCDDWVVMACMPLCGLCQMAREQKMRG is encoded by the exons ATGGCGTTCCAGTCTAATGTTGTTACCTCACAACCTACCCAGTACACAGTAACAACTGGACGTTCTTCAGACTGGAATACAAATGTGTGCGACTGCTGTGAAGACTGCGGCAtct GTCTATGTGGAGCATTTATCCCATGCATCCTTGGTTGTAAAGTGGCTCAAGATAACGGGGATAGCTGCTGTCTACCTTTCCTCCCAGGTGCCATGATTGCTTTAAGAACAAGCATACGCAGCAAATACAACATTGAG GGCTCTGTGTGTGACGACTGGGTGGTCATGGCCTGCATGCCTTTATGTGGACTGTGTCAGATGGCGCGAGAGCAGAAGATGAGAGGATAA
- the cxcr3.2 gene encoding C-X-C chemokine receptor type 3-2 encodes MDSTAATTDYDYVSEEDYDTDSPGTEVIAIPCNQESIYGFARNYSPIVYCLVFVLAVVGNVLVLCVIRRYRNSQSGGACAFSLTDTFLLHLAISDLLLAFTLPLFAVQWANQWVFGTAVCKISGALFSLNRYSGILFLACISFDRYLAIVHAVRSGWKRSTCHAQFACAAIWVVCLGLSGVDIAFKQVVEVDHSDDERMQVCQVWFTKNSDQWQVSLQLVSLSLGFGLPLLVMLYCYVQIFRSLCNATRRQRRKSLRLIISLVSVFVICWAPYNCFQLADSLQKLHVVAGGCEFGHVLDIGILITESVGLSHCALNPLLYGFVGVKFRRELLKMCKEMLGQKDWVGIERLKNRRSRKSTGSLTSADSEHTSYSVMI; translated from the exons ATGGattcaacagcagcaacaactgaTTATGATTATGTT AGTGAAGAAGATTATGACACAGATTCTCCAGGAACTGAGGTGATTGCAATTCCATGCAATCAAGAGAGCATCTATGGTTTTGCTAGGAACTACTCCCCCATCGTGTACTGCCTGGTGTTTGTCCTGGCTGTTGTTGGCAATGTCTTGGTGTTGTGTGTGATCAGACGCTACAGAAACTCCCAAAGCGGAGGAGCCTGCGCCTTCTCCCTGACGGACACCTTCCTCCTGCACCTGGCCATTTCTGACCTCCTGCTGGCCTTYACTCTGCCCCTGTTTGCAGTGCAGTGGGCTAATCAGTGGGTGTTTGGCACAGCAGTTTGCAAGATTTCTGGTGCTCTCTTCTCCTTGAACCGCTACAGCGGCATCCTCTTCCTGGCTTGCATCAGCTTCGACCGCTACCTGGCCATCGTTCACGCCGTCAGGTCAGGGTGGAAACGYAGCACCTGCCACGCTCAGTTTGCATGTGCAGCCATCTGGGTGGTGTGCCTCGGCCTGAGCGGAGTTGACATTGCATTCAAACAAGTGGTGGAAGTGGACCATAGCGACGACGAGAGGATGCAGGTGTGCCAAGTATGGTTCACAAAGAATTCCGACCAGTGGCAGGTGAGCCTGCAGCTTGTCAGCTTGAGTCTGGGTTTTGGTCTTCCCCTGCTCGTCATGCTCTACTGCTACGTCCAGATCTTCAGGTCTCTGTGCAACGCCACTCGTCGTCAAAGGCGCAAGTCTCTCCGTCTCATCATTTCGTTGGTATCTGTGTTCGTCATCTGCTGGGCTCCGTACAACTGCTTCCAGCTGGCAGACAGYCTGCAGAAGCTGCATGTGGTGGCTGGGGGCTGCGAGTTTGGCCATGTGCTGGACATTGGGATCTTGATCACTGAAAGCGTGGGGCTTTCACACTGTGCCCTGAACCCTCTGCTGTACGGCTTTGTTGGGGTGAAGTTCAGGAGGgagctgctgaaaatgtgcaagGAGATGCTTGGGCAGAAAGACTGGGTCGGAATTGAAAGGTTGAAGAATAGAAGATCTAGAAAAAGCACCGGGTCTCTAACATCTGCAGATAGTGAACATACCTCCTACTCCGTCATGATCTGA
- the LOC103477925 gene encoding C-X-C chemokine receptor type 3-like, translated as MVILDGLFNQTQPSDYDYDNDYDYEYEDEDARKAVWIPILFSVLVIVGLLGNGLLLAVLAKKRRPWRTSDSFILQLGVVDILLLVTLPFYAVHATQSCGFCSQTVLMVFGAFFKINLYVGAFLLVCICLDNYLSSIHASLYRSHRATLATLASLLVWLVSITLTVLDGIFLVNTESMPGKALSAHSNPKTKVDWQLISRALHLGVGFLLPALVQIVFCSHIIIRRRSNHQIRIRPVLLILSLVGAFLLCWIPYNITLFIDIICYTTKDLCRNVFVDHTNSLKTAVKVTSVVSCVSACLRPPLYFLFCGNFRKAVFSVIKCAKAEGKSSLWELGVEAPHDQRXSQEEMKQMTSAEQQVKQAMINKNTPE; from the exons ATGGTCATTTTGGATGGACTGTTTAACCAGACTCAACCCTCCGACTACGACTATGACAATGACTACGACTACGAATATGAAGATGAGGATGCCCGTAAGGCAGTGTGGATCCCGATTCTGTTCTCCGTATTGGTGATTGTTGGGTTGCTGGGGAATGGACTTCTCCTGGCAGTCCTGGCTAAGAAGAGGCGACCCTGGAGAACATCGGACAGCTTTATTCTCCAGCTAGGTGTGGTGGACATCCTGCTSCTGGTGACCCTGCCCTTCTATGCTGTCCATGCCACTCAAAGCTGTGGATTTTGCTCACAGACTGTCCTCATGGTCTTTGGAGCTTTTTTTAAG atCAACCTATATGTTGGGGCCTTTCTTCTGGTTTGCATCTGTCTGGATAACTACCTGTCCTCCATACATGCCAGCTTGTATAGAAGCCACAGAGCCACGTTGGCCACCCTGGCCTCTCTGCTGGTGTGGCTCGTTTCTATCACCCTTACCGTCCTGGATGGGATTTTTCTTGTCAACACTGAATCAATGCCAGGAAAAGCCCTCTCTGCTCACTCTAACCCCAAAACTAAAGTTGACTGGCAGCTAATCTCACGTGCGCTCCACCTTGGAGTCGGCTTCTTGCTCCCTGCACTTGTCCAAATCGTGTTCTGTTCCCACATCATTATACGACGCAGATCCAATCACCAGATCAGGATAAGRCCTGTTCTGCTCATCCTGTCTCTGGTGGGAGCTTTCCTACTCTGCTGGATCCCCTACAACATCACTCTCTTCATAGACATCATCTGCTACACAACGAAAGACTTGTGCAGAAACGTGTTTGTAGATCATACtaattctttaaaaacagctgtgAAAGTCACCTCTGTTGTAAGCTGCGTCAGTGCCTGCCTCAGGCctcctttatattttttgttttgtggaaacTTCCGGAAAGCAGTATTTAGCGTCATTAAATGTGCTAAGGCTGAAGGCAAGAGCTCACTGTGGGAGCTGGGCGTGGAGGCGCCACATGACCAGCGTCSCTCACAGGAAGAGATGAAACAGATGACGAGTGCAGAACAACAAGTAAAGCAAGCAATGATCAACAAAAATACCCCAGAGTGA
- the LOC103477924 gene encoding C-X-C chemokine receptor type 3-like: protein MMEGVMNPTEESRWPYYDYPYDDFKEYNTCVLSSNFVNVFLPVVYSLIFVVGILGNGLLLGVLIKKRKVWSTTDIFILHQAVADILLSVMLPFWAVTSASDAGWVFGTFFCKVSGSVFKMNLYCKSFLLVCISVSYLLSIIPSTKDFMKKKPWVVHACCVVVWILSILLSVPDWIFHTVIAQEKKICIYDMDDRIHNFSLGLYYTFGFVLPLIILVFCFFCVVWQLRCGTKGLQNQRAFIVVVVVAAVFFLCWTPYNITFWVYNNSVYQCNRSLNIALLVTFAVRLFHCCLNPILLLIVGAKYRQQQQVDQDIELTDQFS, encoded by the exons ATGATGGAAGGGGTCATGAATCCAACAGAAGAAAGCAGATGGCCATATTATGATTATCCTTATGATGACTTCAAGGAGTATAATACTTGTGTCCTAAGCTCAAACTTTGTAAATGTGTTCCTCCCAGTTGTGTACTCACTGATATTTGTTGTGGGAATCCTGGGGAATGGATTGCTGCTGGGCGTActgataaagaaaagaaaggtcTGGAGCACAACAGACATTTTCATCCTTCACCAAGCCGTGGCAGACATCCTGCTGTCGGTCATGCTGCCCTTCTGGGCTGTGACGTCTGCCAGTGATGCTGGATGGGTGTTTGGGACGTTCTTCTGCAAGGTCTCTGGAAGTGTTTTCAAG atgaattTATATTGTAAGAGTTTTCTCCTGGTCTGCATCAGTGTGAGCTACCTCCTCTCAATCATTCCTTCAACCAAAGACTTCATGAAGAAGAAGCCCTGGGTGGTTCATGCCTGCTGTGTGGTGGTGTGGAtcctctccatcctcctctctgTCCCTGACTGGATCTTCCATACAGTAAtagcacaagaaaaaaagatatgtaTTTATGACATGGATGACCGTATCCATAACTTTTCACTAGGGCTGTACTACACATTTGGATTTGTGCTTCCCTTAATCATCCTGGTCTTTTGCTTCTTCTGCGTCGTGTGGCAGCTGCGGTGTGGCACCAAAGGCCTTCAAAATCAGAGAGCTTTCATAGTTGTAGTAGTtgttgctgcagttttctttctctgctggaCACCGTACAATATTACTTTTTGGGTGTACAACAATAGTGTTTATCAATGTAACAGATCTCTGAACATAGCTTTGCTTGTAACTTTTGCTGTGCGTCTCTTCCACTGTTGCCTAAATCCCATTCTGTTATTGATTGTGGGTGCTAAGTATCGACAACAGCAGCAAGTGGACCAAGACATCGAACTGACAGATCAGTTTTCTTAG